Proteins encoded within one genomic window of Candidatus Baltobacteraceae bacterium:
- a CDS encoding DUF6036 family nucleotidyltransferase → MDAFLRSLGKRVQESTKAYICGGATAVLYGFRGSTLDVDVVFRPDSDQILREIPALKNELSINVELASPADFVPVSGDWESRSTFIDRFDRLSVYHFDLYAQALSKIERGHQQDLADVKALVDRGLIEKKTLREYFESVRTQLHRYPSIDPESLERAVEGFVNGD, encoded by the coding sequence ATCGATGCGTTCCTACGATCCTTGGGGAAGCGAGTACAGGAGAGCACCAAAGCGTACATTTGCGGGGGAGCGACGGCCGTTCTCTACGGCTTCCGAGGAAGCACGCTCGACGTAGACGTCGTTTTTAGACCGGATAGCGACCAAATCTTACGCGAGATTCCGGCGCTCAAGAACGAGCTATCCATTAACGTCGAGCTTGCATCGCCGGCTGATTTCGTTCCGGTTAGCGGCGACTGGGAATCGCGCAGCACGTTTATCGATCGATTCGATCGCTTGAGCGTTTATCACTTTGATCTCTACGCGCAAGCGCTTTCCAAGATCGAGCGCGGACACCAACAAGATCTTGCCGATGTGAAAGCCCTGGTCGATCGAGGACTTATCGAGAAGAAGACGCTGCGAGAATATTTTGAGAGCGTGCGAACGCAGCTCCATCGGTATCCATCAATCGACCCCGAATCTCTTGAGCGCGCCGTTGAAGGCTTCGTCAACGGCGACTAG
- a CDS encoding GNAT family N-acetyltransferase codes for MDEITIRQASVRDLPIAADYWNAIVKEAWNEDWDETFPNWRAMFLAVVEKRMTQGLQRYYVAEAAGEIAGVAGAQVGEAFFGAVRGYIEGVYVLPAFRRKGVASRLMRECIEWLRSMECDAVRLQSTVGGRPLYESLGFGPTDELELKLNSQKKAFAELHH; via the coding sequence ATGGACGAGATAACGATTCGCCAGGCGAGCGTACGCGATCTCCCGATCGCGGCGGACTACTGGAACGCGATCGTCAAAGAAGCGTGGAACGAAGATTGGGATGAGACGTTTCCCAACTGGCGTGCCATGTTCTTGGCAGTGGTCGAGAAGCGAATGACGCAAGGACTGCAGCGCTACTATGTTGCCGAAGCTGCGGGCGAAATCGCCGGCGTCGCGGGCGCGCAAGTGGGCGAAGCGTTTTTTGGGGCGGTTCGCGGGTACATCGAGGGCGTGTACGTCCTGCCGGCGTTTCGACGCAAAGGCGTTGCGTCGCGCTTGATGCGCGAGTGCATCGAGTGGCTGCGATCGATGGAATGCGATGCGGTACGGTTGCAGTCGACGGTTGGAGGCCGGCCGCTATATGAGTCGTTGGGCTTCGGTCCGACCGATGAGTTGGAGCTGAAGCTTAATTCGCAGAAGAAGGCGTTCGCGGAACTACACCACTAA
- a CDS encoding TetR/AcrR family transcriptional regulator, which translates to MAKVDRRERERAEFREDVLAAARKIVLEEGFDGLTMRKIADAIEYAPGTIYLYFESRDAIAFELCRAGFEQFYAALAPAAAKADPLERFAELGRRYIDFGLENPETYRLIFMEDPKYTSAGFQEQAEADDSPGHQALGILVGIFDELRAQKRLKSSADSLVLAETIWAAVHGIVSLKITCHGHPQASAEELLQSMLASLAAGLVV; encoded by the coding sequence GTGGCAAAAGTCGATAGGCGCGAACGCGAGCGCGCGGAGTTTCGCGAAGACGTGCTCGCCGCGGCTCGCAAGATCGTCCTCGAAGAGGGCTTCGACGGGCTGACGATGCGCAAGATCGCCGACGCGATCGAATACGCGCCCGGAACGATCTATCTGTATTTTGAGAGCCGCGACGCGATCGCGTTCGAGCTCTGCCGCGCCGGCTTCGAGCAGTTTTACGCCGCGCTCGCGCCCGCCGCGGCCAAAGCCGATCCCCTCGAGCGGTTCGCGGAACTCGGGCGCCGCTACATCGACTTCGGTTTGGAGAACCCCGAGACGTATCGCTTGATCTTCATGGAAGATCCGAAGTACACGTCGGCCGGCTTTCAAGAGCAAGCCGAAGCCGACGATTCACCAGGACATCAGGCGCTGGGCATTCTCGTCGGCATCTTCGACGAGCTGCGCGCGCAAAAACGTCTGAAATCGAGCGCGGATTCTTTAGTGCTCGCCGAAACGATTTGGGCCGCGGTGCACGGCATCGTGAGCCTCAAGATTACGTGTCACGGCCACCCGCAAGCCTCCGCCGAAGAGCTCCTACAATCGATGCTCGCATCGCTCGCCGCCGGCTTAGTGGTGTAG
- a CDS encoding DHA2 family efflux MFS transporter permease subunit has product MEYSATGPAEGRPVVEYGGRRLIIVVAVMLASLLETLDSTIVNVSLPTIEGNIGASIDEGIWIVTGYIISNVVAIPLNPFLTRMFGRRAYFAGCIAGFTIASFLCSTAGALGPLVAFRVMQGAFGGGLIATSQVVMRETFPPESLGISSALFAIALILGPAFGPLAGGYLTDNFSWQWIFDVNLVPGTFAAIVILAMLRNPAPPQRLKVDWAGVGLLALGLGSMQVLLDNGERNDWFADPTMQLAAGLAVLALAVFAWWQWSGTKNPAVDLHVLRFRSVWTGALLALAFGALIFAPAIITPLYSSLILGYPAFDSGLLLVTRALPVVVLTPVFATIAERGAPVRYMLGAGFVLSAVSLYWLSTQMTSNSEFGSLGVALFVSGIGQSLILVPLIVGILSTTPAALNGKISPIITLCVQLGGSIASAVSIAIFDRRTSFHADAIGGAITLQHVTLAGVSQTQAALSRLSDLVAQQASTLGFADTIFLVAVLAGIVVPLALAFPRGRATT; this is encoded by the coding sequence ATGGAGTACTCGGCAACCGGGCCCGCGGAGGGCCGCCCCGTCGTCGAATACGGCGGTCGACGGTTGATCATCGTCGTCGCGGTGATGTTGGCCTCGCTGCTCGAGACGCTGGACTCGACCATCGTGAACGTCTCGCTGCCCACGATCGAAGGCAACATCGGCGCGTCGATCGACGAAGGCATCTGGATCGTCACCGGTTACATCATTTCCAACGTCGTGGCGATTCCGCTCAACCCGTTTTTGACGCGGATGTTCGGCCGTCGCGCGTATTTCGCCGGCTGTATCGCCGGTTTTACGATCGCGTCGTTTCTGTGCAGCACCGCCGGGGCGCTCGGACCGCTGGTGGCGTTTCGCGTGATGCAAGGCGCGTTCGGCGGTGGTTTGATCGCGACGTCGCAAGTCGTGATGCGCGAAACGTTTCCGCCGGAATCGCTTGGGATCAGCTCGGCACTGTTCGCGATCGCGTTGATTCTCGGGCCGGCGTTCGGTCCGCTCGCCGGCGGCTACTTGACCGACAACTTCTCGTGGCAGTGGATCTTCGACGTCAATCTCGTTCCCGGCACGTTCGCCGCAATCGTGATTCTCGCGATGCTGCGCAATCCCGCGCCGCCGCAACGGCTGAAGGTCGACTGGGCCGGCGTCGGATTGCTCGCGCTAGGCCTGGGTTCGATGCAGGTACTGCTCGATAACGGCGAACGCAACGATTGGTTTGCCGATCCGACCATGCAGCTGGCCGCGGGTCTCGCCGTCCTGGCGCTGGCGGTCTTTGCGTGGTGGCAGTGGTCGGGAACGAAAAATCCCGCCGTCGACCTGCACGTGCTGCGCTTTCGCAGCGTGTGGACCGGCGCGCTGCTCGCACTTGCGTTCGGGGCGCTCATCTTTGCCCCGGCGATCATTACGCCGCTCTACTCGTCGTTGATCCTCGGCTATCCGGCCTTCGACAGCGGCCTGCTGCTCGTGACGCGCGCGCTGCCCGTGGTCGTGCTGACGCCGGTCTTCGCAACGATAGCCGAGCGGGGCGCGCCGGTGCGCTACATGCTCGGCGCCGGATTCGTTTTGTCGGCCGTATCGCTGTATTGGCTGTCGACGCAGATGACGTCGAATAGCGAGTTTGGCTCGCTGGGCGTGGCGCTCTTTGTCTCGGGCATCGGGCAGTCGCTGATCCTCGTGCCGCTCATCGTGGGGATTCTCAGCACGACGCCGGCCGCGCTCAACGGAAAAATTTCGCCGATCATCACCTTGTGCGTGCAGCTGGGCGGCTCGATCGCAAGCGCCGTCAGCATTGCGATTTTCGATCGCCGTACATCGTTTCACGCCGACGCGATCGGCGGCGCGATCACATTGCAGCACGTGACGCTTGCGGGGGTGTCGCAGACGCAGGCGGCGCTTTCGCGCCTTTCCGATCTCGTGGCGCAACAGGCCAGTACGTTGGGATTTGCCGACACGATCTTCTTGGTAGCGGTGCTGGCGGGGATCGTCGTTCCGCTGGCGCTGGCTTTTCCGCGCGGGAGGGCTACGACGTGA
- a CDS encoding ribosomal protein L7/L12 gives MPVTTLLIAIVLAVVALMLLRRGVAAPPIAPAPRLLDGLHGSPGTLGDYSVVLVAVGPYKIRVIKALRELSGAGLTEAKSFADRPGSAIARVTHDVGERIVAALQNAGATAQLRGPDA, from the coding sequence GTGCCGGTTACGACGCTCCTCATCGCTATCGTCCTCGCCGTCGTTGCGCTGATGCTGCTGCGCCGCGGCGTGGCAGCGCCGCCCATTGCCCCGGCGCCGAGATTGCTCGACGGCCTTCACGGGTCGCCAGGAACTCTAGGCGATTATAGCGTCGTCCTGGTCGCTGTCGGCCCGTATAAGATCCGTGTCATCAAAGCCTTGCGCGAACTGAGCGGCGCGGGTTTGACCGAAGCGAAGTCTTTTGCGGACCGCCCGGGAAGCGCGATCGCGCGCGTTACGCACGACGTCGGCGAACGTATCGTCGCCGCACTGCAAAACGCCGGCGCAACGGCCCAGTTGCGAGGTCCCGACGCCTGA
- a CDS encoding tyrosinase family protein — translation MDRRRFLVTSSSALTLAACSSPESPLGPHVAAPFAATAPVKRLEIAEFSRDAAMVRAFRTGIAAMKKLTNAQNVAAYNYWHYSHWMPHGSPPRNMETVWNQCRHKVSYFFGWHRGFLVYFERAVRKASGNPAFALPYWDYYKNPKLPAIFTAPKLADGSPNPLYWRDRRGTIVEGLSYAPFAATVATFPFGPGESYEDLVERNPHGRVHDQVGGSMGRVPTAPADPIFWIHHCNIDRLWSAWLAAGGKRAMPDPAQLWWDQTFFYNLNRTWRAGMREMNDTKHLGYAYEDLSLPAAPAGATLPVRPAVVATGASGGSGPIALRLEPVTVEIPLDPNLLRSPSLSLTIGNAKLTDAGNAGGYSFGVYVNLPQTREALSHESAFEVGELGPFELSMPGMEGMARFDVAQSLRRQHALHYAASPSSVFVSFVPFGTPNGVARNADLIRISHLSVTA, via the coding sequence ATGGATCGTCGCCGGTTCTTGGTCACCTCTTCCTCCGCGTTGACGCTCGCCGCGTGCTCGTCGCCGGAAAGTCCGCTCGGTCCGCACGTCGCCGCGCCGTTTGCCGCAACCGCGCCGGTCAAACGTTTGGAGATTGCGGAGTTCAGTCGTGACGCCGCAATGGTGCGCGCCTTCCGCACCGGTATCGCGGCGATGAAAAAACTCACGAACGCTCAGAACGTCGCCGCCTACAACTACTGGCACTACAGCCATTGGATGCCGCACGGCTCGCCGCCGCGGAACATGGAAACGGTGTGGAACCAGTGCCGGCACAAGGTGTCCTATTTCTTTGGATGGCATCGCGGCTTTCTCGTGTATTTCGAACGCGCGGTGCGCAAAGCGTCGGGCAATCCGGCGTTTGCGCTGCCGTACTGGGACTATTACAAGAATCCCAAGCTGCCGGCGATCTTTACCGCACCCAAGCTCGCCGACGGTTCGCCCAATCCGCTCTATTGGCGCGATCGCCGCGGGACGATCGTCGAAGGCTTGAGTTACGCCCCGTTTGCTGCTACGGTCGCGACGTTTCCGTTTGGTCCGGGCGAATCGTACGAGGATCTGGTGGAACGCAATCCGCACGGCCGCGTTCACGATCAAGTCGGCGGTTCGATGGGGCGCGTTCCGACCGCACCCGCCGATCCGATTTTTTGGATCCATCACTGCAACATCGACCGGCTGTGGTCGGCGTGGCTTGCCGCGGGCGGCAAACGCGCGATGCCCGATCCGGCGCAGCTCTGGTGGGATCAAACGTTCTTCTATAACCTGAATCGGACGTGGCGCGCCGGGATGCGCGAGATGAACGATACCAAGCACCTCGGCTACGCGTACGAGGATCTGTCGCTGCCGGCAGCGCCGGCCGGCGCGACGCTGCCGGTGCGTCCGGCGGTCGTCGCGACCGGCGCGTCGGGCGGGTCCGGACCGATCGCATTGCGCCTCGAGCCGGTGACCGTCGAGATTCCGCTCGATCCGAATCTGTTGCGGTCGCCGTCACTTTCGCTGACGATCGGCAACGCCAAGCTAACCGACGCGGGGAATGCGGGCGGCTATTCGTTCGGCGTGTACGTCAATCTGCCGCAAACGCGCGAGGCGCTCTCGCACGAGTCGGCGTTTGAAGTCGGCGAACTGGGACCGTTCGAGCTGTCGATGCCCGGTATGGAAGGCATGGCGCGCTTTGACGTCGCGCAATCGCTTCGGCGGCAACACGCGTTGCATTATGCGGCTTCCCCGTCGTCGGTGTTCGTCTCCTTCGTGCCGTTCGGGACGCCTAACGGCGTTGCGCGTAACGCCGACCTCATTCGTATTTCGCACCTGTCCGTAACGGCTTAG
- a CDS encoding SLC13 family permease, which produces MVFAIAGVAMALVAVRPWRLPAWTWPALGAAIVIALGHERLAEAVVAVAQQWNVLLFILGLMGLAAAAEESGAFAWITAVLLERAGGSRRRLFVLLFVTGAALTLVLSNDATAIGLTPIVYRALVSASADDAMPFLFGCTFVADTASFGLPFANPANVLILPHARLWPYIAHLGPPQVLAIALNLVIFLAIFRSRLRGRYEVQPAMPPSAPAVRTIVVAAVVAVAYIVAMELRFPLGPVAALGALAAIVVGRVAPKPALRHVSWSTFALLAGVFVLLDAIARAGFVDWALRELEGAARHGALAADAWAAFGSAIVSNALNNLPVAVASSYVVAHAPSEHLAYALIAGVDLGPNLTTAGSLATILWMGSLRKRGVHVDALEYIRLGAIVVPATILVTVLWLWLVR; this is translated from the coding sequence GTGGTTTTTGCGATTGCGGGCGTCGCGATGGCGCTCGTTGCCGTGCGGCCGTGGCGTCTGCCGGCGTGGACTTGGCCGGCGTTAGGCGCGGCGATTGTGATCGCGCTCGGCCACGAGCGCCTTGCCGAAGCCGTCGTCGCGGTCGCGCAGCAGTGGAACGTGCTGCTGTTTATCCTCGGCTTGATGGGGCTCGCGGCGGCCGCCGAAGAGAGTGGCGCGTTCGCGTGGATTACGGCGGTGCTGCTGGAACGTGCCGGCGGTTCGCGACGGCGGCTCTTCGTGTTGCTGTTCGTCACCGGTGCCGCGCTCACGCTGGTGCTCTCGAACGACGCAACGGCGATCGGGCTCACGCCGATCGTGTATCGCGCGCTGGTGTCCGCGAGCGCCGACGACGCGATGCCGTTTCTTTTCGGCTGCACGTTCGTGGCCGATACGGCGTCGTTTGGGTTGCCGTTTGCCAATCCGGCCAACGTGCTGATTCTGCCACACGCGCGATTGTGGCCGTACATCGCGCACTTAGGGCCGCCGCAGGTTTTGGCGATTGCATTGAATCTCGTGATTTTCCTGGCGATTTTCCGCTCGCGACTGCGCGGACGGTATGAGGTGCAGCCGGCAATGCCGCCCAGTGCGCCGGCAGTGCGAACGATCGTCGTTGCGGCGGTGGTCGCAGTTGCCTACATCGTCGCGATGGAGTTGCGGTTTCCGCTCGGCCCCGTAGCGGCGCTCGGCGCGCTCGCCGCGATTGTGGTTGGGCGCGTGGCGCCCAAGCCGGCGTTACGGCACGTGAGCTGGAGCACGTTTGCGCTCCTGGCCGGCGTGTTCGTGCTGCTCGATGCGATCGCGCGAGCAGGGTTCGTCGATTGGGCGTTACGCGAGCTCGAAGGCGCGGCGCGGCACGGCGCCCTCGCTGCCGACGCGTGGGCGGCGTTCGGTTCGGCGATTGTGTCGAACGCGCTTAATAATTTACCCGTTGCGGTCGCGTCGTCGTACGTCGTCGCGCACGCGCCCAGCGAACACCTGGCTTACGCGCTCATTGCCGGCGTCGATTTGGGGCCGAATCTGACGACGGCGGGGTCGTTGGCGACGATTTTGTGGATGGGGTCGCTACGCAAGCGCGGAGTGCACGTCGACGCGCTCGAATACATACGCTTGGGCGCGATCGTGGTTCCGGCGACGATCCTCGTCACGGTTTTATGGCTATGGCTGGTGAGGTAG
- the sixA gene encoding phosphohistidine phosphatase SixA — protein sequence MIVYFVRHGIAEEADAWQGSDAERPLTAKGRTKMADAGKRLAELEIEPDAIVTSPLVRARQTAEIVAKALHANGTLSEDERLAGGFNRHGLAGILKDHASAKSVMLVGHEPAMSAVIGHAIGDGRVEMKKGAVACVEFPDPASPRGELLWLAPPKILIG from the coding sequence ATGATCGTCTATTTCGTGCGGCATGGCATTGCTGAAGAGGCCGATGCGTGGCAGGGCTCCGATGCCGAGCGGCCGCTCACCGCGAAAGGCCGTACCAAAATGGCCGACGCCGGAAAGCGTCTGGCCGAGCTGGAGATCGAGCCGGACGCGATTGTGACCAGCCCGCTGGTGCGCGCCCGGCAGACAGCCGAGATCGTCGCAAAGGCGCTGCACGCGAACGGCACTCTTAGCGAAGACGAACGGTTGGCCGGGGGCTTCAACCGGCATGGACTGGCCGGGATCCTTAAAGACCATGCGAGCGCCAAGAGCGTGATGCTGGTTGGGCATGAGCCCGCCATGAGCGCCGTCATCGGTCACGCGATCGGCGACGGCCGCGTTGAGATGAAGAAGGGCGCGGTTGCGTGCGTCGAGTTTCCCGACCCCGCGTCGCCGCGAGGCGAACTGCTATGGCTGGCGCCGCCAAAGATCCTTATTGGCTGA
- a CDS encoding penicillin acylase family protein, giving the protein MLPAVARCWPTIHLELTIPGLWYVVDLRAPGIHVAGAAIPGAPGVALGHNERLAWGATNADVASTSVYAAGKLPRNGWHTERFAVRFGSPLTRAFYRNGEFFGSADSYDGNRLVLVRCAHLYGTNPIATFLALDRARGAVNAERVLARYTGPAENFVLADTSGAVAYHLAGTVVDDPAWGRYVHAARDRATPLAPIAFARLPSLVPRRDAAIVTANNKMYGTGYPYRLAPFFDPPYRAYRIAALLHARSIYDVAYFERMQLDEVSPIDREFARRLSEFAAATGNRELVNALRAWNGSFSSGSRLATVVHSVRIGAQETAPSLYAALETLRSGDANSNLGADLAGELFDAGSVKESWGRAGAVNVEHPLAPLHFGFLNGSTFPGAGDEYTIRLQEPGFAQSFRAVWDVGDWDAGGIAIPSGESGRPGSAHYLDESGAWVAGAMEPLPFSAPAVAATTRSTLTLRP; this is encoded by the coding sequence GTGCTGCCGGCGGTCGCGCGCTGCTGGCCAACGATCCATTTGGAGCTGACGATTCCGGGGTTATGGTACGTCGTCGATTTGCGCGCGCCGGGGATTCACGTTGCCGGTGCGGCGATTCCCGGCGCGCCCGGCGTCGCGCTGGGCCATAACGAGCGCCTGGCGTGGGGCGCGACCAACGCCGACGTGGCAAGCACCAGCGTTTACGCGGCGGGCAAACTGCCGCGAAACGGATGGCATACCGAGCGATTTGCCGTGCGATTCGGTTCGCCCCTGACGCGGGCGTTTTATCGCAACGGCGAGTTTTTCGGTTCAGCAGATTCGTACGACGGTAACCGGCTCGTGCTTGTGCGTTGCGCGCACCTCTATGGAACCAATCCGATCGCGACGTTTTTAGCCCTCGACCGGGCGCGCGGCGCCGTCAATGCCGAACGGGTGTTGGCGCGCTACACCGGACCGGCGGAGAACTTCGTGCTCGCCGATACGAGCGGCGCGGTCGCGTACCACCTCGCCGGTACGGTCGTCGACGATCCCGCCTGGGGGCGCTACGTCCACGCGGCGCGCGATCGCGCCACACCGCTCGCACCGATCGCATTCGCCCGATTGCCGTCGCTCGTGCCGCGCCGCGACGCGGCGATCGTCACGGCCAACAATAAAATGTACGGGACCGGCTATCCGTACCGGCTCGCACCGTTCTTCGATCCGCCGTATCGAGCGTATCGCATCGCCGCGCTGCTGCACGCGCGCAGCATCTATGACGTCGCGTATTTTGAGAGGATGCAGCTCGACGAGGTTTCGCCGATCGACCGCGAGTTCGCGCGGCGCCTTAGTGAGTTCGCCGCCGCGACCGGTAACCGCGAGTTAGTAAACGCGTTGCGCGCGTGGAACGGATCGTTTTCGTCGGGCTCGCGTTTGGCGACGGTCGTGCACTCGGTGCGAATCGGAGCGCAGGAGACCGCGCCGTCGTTGTACGCCGCGCTGGAGACCTTGCGCAGCGGCGACGCGAACTCGAATCTCGGTGCCGATCTTGCCGGCGAGCTCTTTGACGCGGGCAGCGTCAAGGAGTCGTGGGGACGCGCGGGCGCGGTCAACGTCGAGCATCCGCTGGCACCCTTGCATTTCGGATTTCTCAACGGATCGACGTTTCCGGGCGCAGGCGACGAGTACACGATCCGCTTGCAGGAGCCCGGTTTCGCGCAGAGTTTCCGTGCCGTGTGGGATGTGGGTGACTGGGATGCGGGGGGCATCGCGATTCCCAGCGGTGAGTCGGGCAGACCGGGCTCGGCGCACTATCTGGACGAGTCGGGCGCCTGGGTCGCGGGCGCAATGGAGCCGCTTCCGTTTAGCGCTCCTGCCGTTGCGGCGACAACGCGCTCGACATTGACGTTACGACCGTAG
- a CDS encoding XRE family transcriptional regulator: MNEIEQTIGRRVRQLRQSARLTLRDLARRSGVSAAMISEVERGAKSPTITLLSAVAAALGVSMARLVQADSPPKAITVMRGIDHRRISIGQGAEAKYLAPHVEASKVTFVYGEMQHGAESDLISSHGAGSIERTYVVHGSLELTVGSETAVIDAGDSCTYAGDRPHRLANVGDGVVAWFNVIERM; this comes from the coding sequence GTGAACGAAATCGAACAAACAATCGGTCGCCGCGTCCGTCAGCTCCGGCAGAGCGCCCGGCTCACCTTGCGCGATTTGGCGCGGCGCTCCGGCGTCTCCGCGGCGATGATCTCCGAGGTGGAGCGCGGCGCCAAGTCGCCGACCATCACGTTACTCTCGGCCGTCGCCGCGGCACTGGGCGTCTCGATGGCGCGCTTGGTCCAAGCCGATTCGCCGCCGAAAGCCATCACCGTCATGCGCGGAATCGATCATCGGCGCATTAGCATTGGCCAGGGTGCTGAAGCCAAATATCTTGCTCCGCACGTCGAGGCAAGCAAAGTGACGTTCGTCTACGGCGAGATGCAGCACGGTGCCGAGTCCGATCTCATCTCGTCGCATGGCGCCGGGTCGATCGAGCGCACGTACGTCGTGCACGGTTCGCTCGAGTTAACCGTTGGCTCTGAAACCGCCGTCATAGACGCCGGCGACTCGTGCACCTACGCCGGCGACCGCCCGCATCGGCTGGCCAACGTCGGCGACGGCGTGGTCGCCTGGTTTAACGTGATCGAACGGATGTGA
- a CDS encoding LuxR C-terminal-related transcriptional regulator, whose amino-acid sequence MEDNAATVDVAELLRAGRFAEARTALAEVTTPSALLERVRVHFHFSEYVDAERAARAAAAATDDPAVRSLAHTMVKAAQAGQGLPDESPLDIEDLQGRELSASLYYVAVAAYWRHDFRAVDAWLSTHAPKDPVLRARYLILRGFAAAGAGDVAKHLEFSDAAARILRAEAPEEVYLLASVAFVMALLLRELPWQGHEYIEELEQQLPWPPDLEMWRFHILRGIGWKRALSGAYLDAMRYLLEATLHTGDGIRRAYALLDRASIAIFANERVTASSEFTVAVGILDSIDWKTVKDETLLVLPYAAQVAAELNDSLHARRFFELAARLRGGIDPRWAFAHGERFDAFLSEAAAFTFYDSKRKRAIREAERAYEIFARIGYAWRAGRLAVLLYSATHDVDWHARAEEWLGYYPNSPLQRLLPGKSARRKTVRPLSPRQREVFRLMRQGKTGTEIAAELGISTLTVRNHEQAVMRYYKVHRRYDLRQMAE is encoded by the coding sequence ATGGAGGATAACGCGGCTACGGTAGACGTCGCCGAGCTTCTTCGTGCCGGAAGGTTCGCCGAGGCGCGGACGGCGCTGGCCGAGGTCACGACGCCCAGCGCACTGCTCGAGCGGGTTCGCGTTCACTTTCACTTCAGCGAGTACGTCGATGCCGAACGCGCGGCACGCGCGGCCGCGGCGGCCACCGACGACCCTGCGGTGCGATCGCTCGCGCATACGATGGTAAAGGCGGCGCAAGCGGGCCAAGGATTACCCGATGAGTCGCCGCTGGATATTGAAGATCTGCAAGGGCGCGAACTGTCGGCATCGCTCTACTACGTAGCGGTGGCGGCGTATTGGCGCCATGACTTCCGCGCAGTCGACGCGTGGCTGAGCACGCACGCTCCCAAAGATCCGGTGCTGCGTGCGCGCTATCTCATTCTACGCGGATTTGCCGCCGCGGGAGCGGGTGACGTCGCCAAACATCTGGAGTTTTCCGACGCTGCGGCGCGCATACTCCGCGCCGAAGCGCCTGAGGAAGTGTACTTACTGGCTTCGGTGGCGTTTGTCATGGCGTTACTTCTGCGCGAGCTGCCGTGGCAAGGACACGAATACATCGAGGAGCTCGAGCAACAGTTGCCGTGGCCGCCGGACCTCGAGATGTGGCGTTTTCACATTCTGCGGGGGATCGGGTGGAAACGCGCGCTCAGCGGTGCGTATCTCGACGCGATGCGCTATCTTTTGGAGGCGACGCTCCACACCGGCGACGGCATTCGGCGGGCATATGCGCTGCTCGATCGCGCGTCGATCGCGATTTTTGCTAACGAACGCGTGACGGCGTCGTCGGAGTTTACGGTCGCCGTCGGCATTCTGGATAGCATCGATTGGAAGACGGTCAAGGACGAAACGCTGCTGGTGCTTCCGTACGCGGCGCAGGTGGCCGCCGAGCTCAACGATAGCTTACATGCGCGGCGCTTTTTCGAACTGGCAGCTCGCTTGCGGGGCGGGATCGACCCGCGATGGGCGTTCGCGCACGGCGAGCGATTCGACGCGTTTTTGAGCGAAGCGGCGGCATTCACGTTCTACGACAGCAAACGCAAGCGCGCGATCCGCGAAGCCGAACGCGCCTATGAGATCTTCGCGCGTATCGGCTACGCCTGGCGCGCGGGACGTCTGGCAGTACTGCTGTATTCTGCAACGCACGACGTCGACTGGCACGCGCGCGCCGAAGAGTGGTTGGGTTACTATCCCAACAGCCCGCTGCAACGACTGCTTCCCGGCAAATCCGCCCGCCGCAAGACCGTCCGGCCGCTCTCACCGCGGCAACGCGAAGTCTTTCGCTTGATGCGTCAAGGTAAAACGGGTACGGAAATTGCCGCCGAGCTCGGCATTTCTACGCTGACCGTTCGCAATCACGAGCAGGCGGTCATGCGGTATTATAAAGTTCATCGACGCTACGACCTGCGACAGATGGCCGAATAA